In Conger conger chromosome 12, fConCon1.1, whole genome shotgun sequence, one DNA window encodes the following:
- the LOC133141868 gene encoding lysozyme C-like codes for MRALVFLLLVAAASAKVFERCELARALKNAGMEGYLGVSLGDWVCLSKWESGYSTDATNVNTDKSTDYGIFQINSRWWCDNGSKTANGCNIPCSSLLSPDISTAITCAKRVVRDPNGINAWVAWRLHCKGQDVQQYIQGCGV; via the exons ATGAGGGCTCTCGTGTTTCTCCTGCTTGTGGCTGCAGCGAGCGCCAAAGTGTTTGAGCGGTGTGAGCTGGCAAGGGCACTCAAAAATGCAGGAATGGAAggctacctcggggtctccctGGGAGACT GGGTCTGCCTGTCCAAGTGGGAGTCAGGGTACAGCACTGACGCCACTAACGTCAACACTGACAAGTCGACAGACTACGGCATCTTCCAGATCAACAGCCGCTGGTGGTGTGACAACGGATCGAAGACTGCAAATGGCTGCAATATCCCATGCTCCa GTCTGCTCTCCCCTGACATCAGCACCGCGATTACTTGTGCCAAGCGTGTGGTCAGAGATCCCAACGGGATCAATGCTTG GGTGGCCTGGCGACTGCACTGTAAAGGACAAGATGTCCAACAGTACATACAGGGCTGTGGAGTGTGA
- the LOC133141833 gene encoding lysozyme C-like — protein MRVLAFLLLVVAASSHKVFERCELARALKNAGMDGYHGVSLGDWVCLSKWESDYNTGAINHNTDGSTDYGIFQINSRWWCTNGKGRTSNACHIPCSKLLSSDISAAITCAKRVVRDPNGIRAWVAWRHRCQGHDVHKYIEGCGV, from the exons ATGAGGGTTCTTGCGTTTCTCCTGCTTGTGGTCGCCGCGAGCAGCCACAAAGTGTTTGAGCGGTGTGAGCTGGCGAGGGCGCTCAAGAATGCAGGAATGGACGGCTACCACGGGGTCTCCCTGGGAGACT GGGTCTGCTTGTCCAAGTGGGAGTCAGACTACAACACTGGCGCCATTAACCACAACACTGATGGGTCCACGGACTACGGCATCTTCCAGATCAACAGCCGCTGGTGGTGTACCAACGGCAAGGGCCGAACTTCTAACGCCTGTCACATCCCCTGTTCCA AACTgctctcctctgacatcagtGCTGCGATTACGTGTGCCAAGCGTGTGGTCAGAGATCCCAACGGGATCAGAGCTTG GGTGGCATGGCGGCACCGGTGTCAGGGGCACGATGTCCATAAGTACATCGAGGGCTGCGGAGTGTGA
- the LOC133141834 gene encoding lysozyme C-like, whose amino-acid sequence MRALVFLLLVAAASAKVFERCELARALKNAGMEGYLGVSLGDWVCLSKWESGYSTDATNVNTDNSTDYGIFQINSRWWCDNGSKTANGCNIPCSSLLSPDISTAITCAKRVVRDPNGINAWVAWRLHCKGQDVQQYIQGCGV is encoded by the exons ATGAGGGCTCTCGTGTTTCTCCTGCTTGTGGCTGCAGCGAGCGCCAAAGTGTTTGAGCGGTGTGAGCTGGCAAGGGCACTCAAAAATGCAGGAATGGAAggctacctcggggtctccctGGGAGACT GGGTCTGCCTGTCCAAGTGGGAGTCAGGGTACAGCACTGACGCCACTAACGTCAACACTGACAACTCGACAGACTACGGCATCTTCCAGATCAACAGCCGCTGGTGGTGTGACAACGGATCGAAGACTGCAAATGGCTGCAATATCCCATGCTCCa GTCTGCTCTCCCCTGACATCAGCACCGCGATTACGTGTGCCAAGCGTGTGGTCAGAGATCCCAACGGGATCAATGCTTG GGTGGCCTGGCGACTGCACTGTAAAGGACAAGATGTCCAACAGTACATCCAGGGCTGTGGAGTGTGA
- the macir gene encoding macrophage immunometabolism regulator — MSVKMETDAGGVPRARLSAVPGAESAELEKPRCSSTPCSPVKSTISGYQIVHMDCNYLVGFTTGEELLKRAHKRPGGEKAPSAAAGPPATPEATPNPLAKPLEAGLHRASRIYKTKSRHYQPYDIPAVNGRRRRRMPSSGERYLRPAPLGEPGRAFHGPLPLCLLRGKRPHPKSLDYLNLDKMAALEPADTEVLQCQLQHLTLRGDRMYARNTT; from the coding sequence ATGTCTGTGAAGATGGAGACGGATGCCGGCGGAGTCCCCAGGGCGCGCCTGTCCGCTGTGCCCGGAGCCGAGTCCGCCGAGCTGGAGAAGCCCCGCTGCTCCAGCACGCCCTGCTCCCCCGTCAAGAGCACCATCTCGGGCTACCAGATCGTCCACATGGACTGCAACTACCTGGTGGGCTTCACCACGGGGGAGGAGCTCCTGAAGCGGGCGCACAAGCGGCCGGGGGGCGAGAAGGCCCCCTCCGCCGCCGCGGGCCCCCCCGCCACGCCCGAGGCCACGCCCAACCCGCTCGCCAAACCGCTGGAGGCCGGGCTCCACCGCGCCTCCCGCATCTACAAGACCAAGAGCCGGCACTACCAGCCGTACGACATCCCGGCGGTGAACGGGCGGAGACGCAGACGCATGCCCAGCTCCGGAGAACGCTACCTCAGGCCCGCTCCTCTGGGGGAGCCCGGCCGGGCCTTCCACGGCCCCCTGCCGCTCTGTCTGCTGCGGGGGAAGAGGCCCCACCCTAAGTCCCTGGACTACCTCAACctggacaaaatggccgccctggaGCCGGCGGACACCGAGGTGCTGCAGTGCCAGCTCCAGCACCTCACGCTGAGGGGAGACCGAATGTACGCCCGGAACACGACCTGA
- the LOC133141857 gene encoding lysozyme C-like, which produces MRALVFLLLVAAASAKVFERCELARALKNAGMEGYRGVSLGDWVCLSKWESGYSTDATNVNTDKSTDYGIFQINSRWWCDNGSKTANGCNIPCSSLLSPDISTAITCAKRVVRDPNGINAWVAWRLHCKGQDVQQYIQGCGV; this is translated from the exons ATGAGGGCTCTCGTGTTTCTCCTGCTTGTGGCTGCAGCGAGCGCCAAAGTGTTTGAGCGGTGTGAGCTGGCAAGGGCACTCAAAAATGCAGGAATGGAAGGCTACCGCGGGGTCTCCCTGGGAGACT GGGTCTGCCTGTCCAAGTGGGAGTCAGGGTACAGCACTGACGCCACTAACGTCAACACTGACAAGTCGACAGACTACGGCATCTTCCAGATCAACAGCCGCTGGTGGTGTGACAACGGATCGAAGACTGCAAATGGCTGCAATATCCCATGCTCCa GTCTGCTCTCCCCTGACATCAGCACCGCGATTACTTGTGCCAAGCGTGTGGTCAGAGATCCCAACGGGATCAATGCTTG GGTGGCCTGGCGACTGCACTGTAAAGGACAAGATGTCCAACAGTACATACAGGGCTGTGGAGTGTGA
- the LOC133142047 gene encoding lysozyme C-like gives MRFLVFLLLVAAASAREFTRCELARALKEAGMDGYYGVSLGDWVCLSRWESDYNTDAIHHDYDGSTDYGIFQINSRWWCDDGKGPTSNACHIPCSSLLSPDISTAITCAKRVVRDPNGIRAWVAWRLHCEGQDVSQYIQGCGV, from the exons ATGAGGTTTCTTGTGTTTCTCCTACTCGTGGCAGCAGCGAGCGCCAGAGAGTTTACACGCTGCGAGCTGGCGAGGGCGCTCAAAGAAGCAGGAATGGACGGCTACTACGGGGTCTCCCTGGGAGACT GGGTCTGCTTGTCCAGGTGGGAGTCGGACTACAACACTGACGCCATCCACCACGACTATGACGGGTCCACGGACTACGGCATCTTCCAGATCAACAGCCGCTGGTGGTGTGACGATGGCAAGGGCCCAACTTCTAACGCCTGTCACATCCCCTGTTCCA GTCTGCTCTCCCCTGACATCAGCACCGCGATTACGTGTGCCAAGCGTGTGGTCAGAGATCCCAACGGGATCAGAGCTTG GGTGGCCTGGCGACTGCACTGTGAAGGACAAGATGTCAGCCAGTACATCCAGGGCTGTGGAGTGTGA